The genomic interval GCCTGAAGCTTGGCTGTTATGCatgatcccaaatcctcatTAGGCCTCTGACAGAAAACACTATTTGAATCTTTCAGTTCctgttaaaagcaaaaataatacTAAGTAgctctttgttttttgttgacAATGAAAAGTAACTTTGAGGACAGTGATTTTCATACCTAAGTTACCTGCAGCTACCTGCATGCTGTGGAATATGCAAAAAATAACTGGCACATTCAGTTCTGAAATTCCAGTGGAAGGTACCGTTCATTGGCTCCAAGAGGGAAGATTTCTTTTACTACTCAGCTTATGAAAAAAGCTGTACTTACAGACTTACATGTGCTGTTAGCATGGCCTCACTGACAGCCAGGGCCACAGCTGTTCATCAAACCTGCAGTGTTTTCTGAATACAACACTAAGGTGGAAGTTCAGATGAATAACAAGGTATTTAAAAGAACTTGTGTGACAACACTCATCACTGAGTTGTACAGAATAACCCCTCACTAACCCCAGAAGCTGTGCAGTGCTTTCCCCTTGTGCTGTGAGGATTAGAGCAGTAGCTGATTGCTGTGCTCAGGTGCACAGAACACCCCAGGAGCTCAGAGGAAAGAATGCACAGAGTGCCAGGAGCACACAAGGCCAGCAAGAATTAAGGAAACAAAGGGGTGGAGAGGGAGCTCACTCAAatccaccagcacagcagcagccagaattCATGGTTACCTTCTTGCAGCAGACAAGCTGGTGATCGAAGAGGAAGAACATCCTTTGTTGGCTCTTGGCTTGAGGGTGGGAGATTTTGGCTAATTCCCCAGAATAGATGAGTTCTGAGCTTCTGACTAGGACATCTTCTCCCTGGGAACAGCACAAAGAACAGGTTGGTCTCAGCCTCATCTGAAAGTGGGAGCCTGAATTCCTGCTGACAGAACTTGTGTGGGAATGAGAGAGAGCCTCTGTGCTGGAGGACAGTCCTTGGCACATCAGGGAGACACTGTGCCCTGgcacctggggggggggaaactGAATTTGATTAGAACAATAGTgtgttacatttttttaaaatctcctgtTCCATggagatttaaaaaatctttaaatttaaatagtttaaaatttaaaaaatcctgctcaggaaagctgctccatcccagacATAAAGGAGGCACATAAGCAGGGAGCTAAGAATTTAGCCTGACATCCTTGGGCAGAGAGACAGTGTGGGTTTATTGAGTCTAGGATTTagaaaatcagtattttgtttcttttatttagctatttttttaatgagtccACAGGGAACCTTGGTTTCCTCTATGACTATGCCAGAAGTTGCCTTTCTGCAACAATAATCTGGCTTATTAAGAATTAAGGAGCAATTCTGCTCATCCTGAAAGTTTGAAGTCACTCAAGATAAAATGGGGGggcaagagaaaaataataaaattccaCTAACCTACATGCTGATTTCattctgcaaggaaaaacagggaaacaaGAATCCCAGGGCACGTGCAAAGGCAGCTGGTCTAGCTGGGTTATATGCCAGACCTGCTCAGCTGTACTAAAAGACTAaaatcagagagctgaggtgggGCTAGACACTGAGATACCACTGTggagagaagctgctggaagggcAGAAGAGGAACAGTGTGGAATTCCTTGGGCAGGGAGTCCCCACCTCCCAGTCCTCGATGGAGCTCTGCCACTGGGCGATCTTGTCGATGTTCTCTAGGCGCCGCTTGCGCTCGTTGATGAGCCGAGCCACGTTCTTCATGGCGTTCAGGGCAGCCTCCACGTCCTTGAaatccctggggacacacacaggccTCAGGGTACTGTGACAGGTTTTGAAAAACCCCTTCTCCAGGGAAGCTTCAGTTGctccttgttttgctgttttagaatgtgatttggagaactgTTTAGTCggcatgtgaattgttttaatttaatgaccaatcacagccagctgtgttggactctgaggagtcagtcatgaACTTTCATGATCACTTTTTTGCTAgctttctgtctgtatcctttctctttctttagttaatataatataatataatataatataatataatataatataatataatataatataatataatataatataatataatataatataatataataatcagccttctgagaacttacttggagtcaaattctcatctctcacctcgcCCTAAAGTCCTCACAACACCCCAGCCTTATGCTTGACAGAATGGCACTGGGGTGCTGTACCTGCACTCCAGAGGGGAGTGgcgggcacagagctgggatggaagcAGGATTCCACCTGCAGTCTGTCCCAGctgttctgtccctgctcctgtggcagcTTCTCAGACACTCCTTGGTTTTCAGGCACAGATTTGATGTTGATTAGAACAATAGCATGTTGCATGtttaaaaatctccttttccaggTAGTCTGCTCAGgaaagctgctccatcccagacATCCCATCCCTTTATATGTAAAGGAGGCACATAAGCAGGGAGCTAAGGATTTAGCCTGACATCCTTGGGCAGGGAGACAGTGTGGGTTTATTGAGTCTGGTAACAGATCTAGGCCGcctctggggaagggaaggggtaAGTAATCAAATGTAGCTACAGAGGTGTAAATAGGAATTGCAggttctcctttcctttctgcaaCATAACACAACTCATtgacagtgctgctgtgccatgcaGGGGCTGGTGTGTGGTGCAGATGTGAAGCAGTCCAACACCAGTCAGCAATTCAACAGTGACTGGCTGGTTTCAAACATGGGCTGATGGTTTAtctggcagggcagcagaggctgagctgctgatGGTTTAtctggcagggcagcagaggctgagctgcccTCCCCCACACACCATCTGTGGCCACCAGCCACTTCTGCTGagttcagagctgctgggaaggggctgagctgcACAACTTGGCTCTAAGGCAGCTCCCAAACATCTCTGCACTGCCTTAGGCAAGACATGCTTAAAACCATTCTGGGAAACACCAGGGCTGCAATTAGGAAGGTGAAATTGAGTCAAACCATAATGGACCAAGATCAGCACTTTCATAGAGGTATTTCATGTTTTCAGGTACTTAATTAAGTGACAGTCACTTGATCCAAAGGCAGTGCCCTCACCCTCAATGTGAGTGATGGATTTGGAGGCTTTGGAGCTGGCACTGATGGGGCACCAGGTGTGCatggcctggctgctgcagggcacaacTTCCCACTGGGGAAGTGCAGCTGTATGGGAATCTTGGCATGTATTCAACCAATGCTTTTGGAGGCACAGTTCTCAACACCACCACCAGAAACATGGACAGAAACCAGGACAAATACAAGCTCCAAAGTATGTATGTGCTGGTATCACTGGTACACAAGccaaataaaatagaaaaaggcCATTATAAAGTGGACGATGTAACTCTTGATCTGTGACAGGaaagctgagtgctgctgtAGTGGAAAATTATGTAAATATACTTTTATAATGTACTGATAATAagttataaattattattatattatattatattagtGTATTATATTAATAGAACATAAATAagtataatattattataatactGTGTTATATAAGTTCATAAGTATATTATAagttatataatatattatgtaaatatactttataaaaatatataatttttttcctggtttctaCAAGGTAACCTGTAAGAATGGTGCTGGCTGCAGTTAGCCACTGCTCTCCATGCACAAAGTTATGTTTTAAGTTAATATTAATATTACATAAGTTATATtcttatataatattataagtTATATTATATGTAACTTATAATATACTTATactatgtaaatatattttctaaaacattataaatatactttttttccaggtttctATGAGGTAACCTGTAAGAACTGAGCTGCATGCAGCTAGCCACTGCTCTCCATGCCCGAGCCCATTTCCATGGGAGCATcctggctccctccctgccctcacctgtGCTGGGGGTTGGTGTACTTGAGCAGCTCGGCCAGCTGCAGGGGGTATTTGCAGATTTTCTGCACGGGGGTGAGCAGGAAGCCGTCCAGGGAGATGTCGATCATCTTCTGCAGCAGGCGGCACGCCTCGAAGAAGTAAACGTACTTGTTGACCTTGGCCAGGCGCGACAGCTCCAGGCACGCGTTGGGGTGGTTGTTGCAGTACTCAGAGTAGATCTGAAACTCTGtttgctgcagggcacagggaggggttACTGCCTTGTCCCTCAGGCCATGCCCTGCCACAGACTCTAACTGGAGCTGTTTGGTCATTTGTGCCCTCCCCAGGCTCTCAAACCCAGAGACTTAAAGCTGGGGGCTGGCAAAGTGTGCCACAGCTTCATCTGAGAGACCCAGACATTCCCAcacaccctgctctgggctcagctgAATGTGGGCTTTTACTGCCCACACCAGCCACAGCTGATCCTTCACTGACCTCAAAATACCATTACTGTAAACTCAGGCCTGCTCGAGATTTTGGAGTCTTCCTATATTTCCCTGAGGTACCAAGAGCTGGCAGGGATTTCATTGTTCAGAGGATAAGGTGCTTTGAAAATGCTCTTTCCACAGCCACAAGAGCTACAGGATATTTCTTTAGGAAGTGgttgagcagggctgggatagAGGGTGGTGGCATTTAGTGgatctttttaaagaaagcttCAGTTCTGTCTGACAAATTTCTAAATCCTCTGCCTCAATCCATGCTCAGCTACCCCTTTCCCATGAAGTCAAATTTACTTACATATTCCAAGAAGCATGAGCCAACCTCACTCAAATGTGGGTGGTCTTTGTTAAATTTCTTCTCTAGTGCTTTAACAAATTTCTTCTGGCACCTGTAGATGTCCTCAATATTCCCAAAGATTGTCTTCAGCTGTTCCTCTGTAAACATGTCAGCTCTCTTGCGGCACTGCTTAATGTAACCCTAGAAAACCAGATTGGAAACCTCCTGGGCATCTGCTCTGTGGCACAGAAAGCCTCAAGGACTGCACACCAGGTTCCTGCACTCCCTTCCTGCACATCTGGACCCATCTGTAACCATTATTTCCTCTCCTGTTACCCTAAACATGGTACAAGTAGAAGCTGCCAGAGACTCATGGCAGCCCTGGGTGATGCTGCTGAAGGAGTCACAGAGGTGCTTTATCCCCTGCTGAAACAGCCTCTGTGTGTCTGCAGTGGGGTGCTCTGACCTCAGAACTGGTAGATTCGGACCAGTTAAGTCCTGGTGTGGACCTGGTTTGGTGtctgtgtgaggagctgcccaaaTGACTCcagcagaggagagctctgAGGGGCAGGGGAACACTGCAGCAGGAGACGCTTGTGTGTAAATGTGGGCTCTTTgccccagctgcctctgctgggagccACTTTTGTACCATTGCAGTGGAGAATTCTGTTCCTGCAAAAATTCCAAGTGCCTTCACTCCCCCAGTGTACAGGATGGATCTCTTTTACAAAAGGTGTCACAATATTCAGCATATTTGACAGTAAAGGATCCAATtggctgagcatccccagtTGTTTTGGTCAGAGCATGGCTTGCCTGAAGGCTGGAGTTGCTGATTATATTACCCCAGAACATATATTAGAGAGGACAGCAGTGCTAGACATTTACTTTTCTCTGGCTTGGGAAATTCAATTAATTCCATTTAATCAGAGCACAAGTGAGTGCTCCAAATGCAGAGGCATTTGGGATTTTGCTGTAATGAATTGTCTTCTGTTTTCTGACCATATACTGGCATTCAGCAGAACTGATGAAAATCCAGTCTCATTTTCAGCAAAGTTTCCTGCTCAGGGTCCCTTTCTGGGCAGCATGGGACACAGTCCATCATCCTTCAGAGAAATCCTTACAGTCCCTTCCCCCTTTATTCCTTACCTCACAAATGTCCTTCAGGTGCTTGATGTAGTCTCTCTCTGTGCTTATGATCTCATTGATGACGTTGGTCCTCATCTGGTCTTTGGTGGTCTGGCCCATGCCAAAGCGCCGGGAATCCTCCTCTCTGCCGCCCTCCACCTTCAGGGGATAATCCTCCATGGGCTCATCCTGGTTCACCCgcagctgcagcacaagagGGTCACTGCTCCACTGCCCAACACctctgccagggaagggctgcagggcgGGCACACACTGGGCAAGGTGGCAGGAGGGGTGTGGATTGCCTGGAAACATTTCCCCTGGGAGCCTGAGGCCAGACAGTCActgtggggaggggacatggctgctgctcccaccctggCATGGCTGGGTTTGGGCAGGCTTTTCTAGTGCACAGAAACTACAGGAATGATATGGAGCCCTTCAGGAATAATGCATATAAAATCAGGACAGAAATGGTTTCTCAATTgaaattttcttaaatatttgaaGGAACACtttgggagggaggggagaatCAGTAAACGGTTGGTGTTTTATCTACTTTATTGTTCTCACACTGTCGCTAACAGATGGCCCCTCGGTGTCTGCTTCCCGGGATTATTTAAAGAGAGTTCATTGCTAAAGCAGAAGCAGATCAGCTGCCCGTGGGCACCGAGGTGGGGGAGAAGGGCAGAGCCCGGCAGGGCGGTGTGGGACCCTCGGTGCCCCATcagagggcagcacagcccgggAGCAGGGACACGGCGGCTGGAGGGCAGcgctctctgctctgcacagccccgAGCTAAGGGACACCGCCACAGCCCCGAGCTGAGGGACACTGCCACAGCCCCGAGCTAAGGGAcactgccccagcccccagggACACCGCCACAGCCCCGAGCTATGGGACACTGCCAGAGCCCCGAGCTAAGGGACACAGACTGCAGCATTCCACTCTGGGCTTCCTTTTCTGGCACTGCTGAGTGCCCTGGGAATACTCTGCTCGTGACCCAAAggatccatcccagcacagagaaggaGTTAAAGTTAGGAAGGTAAACCACACATAATTACAGGAATTTTCAGTACAGTGACACATAACTACTTTAAACTTTTAATGTCGTTTCTTTAGGCTCTATGACTTACCACTTGATACAAATACACCTACATATAAAACACAGTGCATACCCTCCCttgccagcacaggcacagagtACATTTACTCACAGCTGAAGTTAATTCACTCACTGCTGAAGCCCTGGTCCTCCTTTTCTGTGAGCAGGACATCGGCAGCCCTTAAACTCAGAGCTCGGCCTGAAACTCAGATGTGGAGTGACAGAGTCCTGCAGTCTGAGCCGAGCCTCCAGACACACCAGCCCTCCCTACAGTGAGCCTGAGCCAGGAGTAATTAGCAGGAAATCTTCAGCTGGATGCTTGAATAAGTGTTGTGATTCCTCTGTTAAAAGAATTTCTGACTGCATCCCTAATGCCTAGTGCTAGTCTGCTTTACTCTGACAAGTTTTTGCCAGCCAGGACAATTCAATTTAGCAataacatgaaagaaaaaaattctgtgttttcattgCAAGAAAAAGCAGTGCTGAGGTCTTGGTAATCTTATTTGCAAAACATTCCACTGTTTGTGTTAATTATGCAGCCGAGACTATCCCCAGCAACCTGGAACAAAGCATTTCAAAACCGCCCCCCTTCTGCAAGGACGTTTGCTACAGACACCGGATGACCTCGCGTCACCTCCTTTCATGCTCCACCTGGTGTCGGGTCACTTGTGATCTGAAGTGACCTGGATAAAGAGCTAAAGGGCTGAGAATCTCTGCCCTCGGGCACCTCAGTGCCTTTGCAGGCTGAGGAGCCTGTCCCGAGCTGGGCAAGGCTGTCAGGCACCCACAGCgacaggagaaagggaaaaagcctttctcctcccagcgggacaggagcacagcagtCACCCCCTCCCGCACTCCTGCTTCCCCTGCTTGCCCTGATGTGCTTCAGAAAGCTCTGCTGGAGATGAAGCTCTGCAgggtgctggctgctctgcacagctcctctgtgcagagctctggtgGGCTTTGAAGCTGGCACCAGGGGACAGCCTTGTCTCACATTGCCCCGGATCACTGCCCAGACATTTCTTGGGTTTTTCTCCTCCACTTCTTAGTGCCTGGCTGGCACTAAaaacagcccagcagcctgAGGAGGTGCATGTGAGTGAGGTGGGTGCATCCTTTGGCCGTGGCACTGCACTGGCCCccgcagcagctgcagagaggtgCCTTTGGTGCCACGCTCATCTCCATTGTCTAAGTGGGCACTGGAGTGAAGAATCCAGGGATCTGCATCAGGGATTCCTCCAGGAGAGCACTGCTTGCTGCTGGAAGTGGATGCCATGTGCTTGGGCACAAATCAGCCAGGGTACAGATGGGTAAGCAGGAGCAGGCTAACCAGCAAACAGGGcagctgcccagctggcacagctcagctcagctctgctccagtctggAGCTGAACCTTTTACCCTGATTTACTCATGTACAGGGACTTCTCCCCACTGGTGGGATGCAGTGCAGTGAAGCTGTGTGTATCTCTGTGAAAGCAGGGGATGGATCCATGTGGCAGCAAAACCAAAAGGGTTATTGATGGATTAAAAACAACAGAAGTGCCTCAGAATGGTCATGTAGAAATTAGAGCCTCTCCTCCCCCAAAAGGTGGTGGGATCAGCCCAGGAGGGCACCCTGTACTGTAGCCCCTTGTAGAGGAATACAAACAAGACATGCTGAACCATCCCTAGCAGTGAAAATCCTGTGGAGTCACCACAGAACATTAAACCTGGAGAAGGACAAACACGTGCTGCTCATGGAGAGGGCACAGAGAAAGATGAAGATCTTACCCGAACAAAGCTGGCTGGGAACCAGCCTTCACTGTCCAGAATCCTGCCCCACCACCACTCCTTGTTGGTGGCATCCATCACTTCGATGACATCTCCAGCCTTGAATCCCAGCTCCTGGTCATCCATGGTGACGTGGTCCCAGAGCGCCTCGGCGTACACCACGCTGCCATCGCTGatcagctgcaggcacagagacACAGGGTCAGTccctcagggcagcagcaccccgtgccagcctggctgcagccctggcacagccctggtacCTTTGTGCCCCATGAGCAATGAGGAGTGGCTGCAAGGCTGGCAGCTGCTTTGCCCTCActtgcatttttctcctttcagaatTATTGTGCCAGAGTATGAACCTGCATACACagaagtttcattttcttttaaaaagaaagaaaaatcagttcttTATACAGAACTGATAATGGCCCATTGCATCTTGTGCCCCAAAGTCTGCTACTGATCCTTACAGTAATAGAGAATCAAGATGATCCACTTGAATCAAGACGCGTCAATTAAGTACagaagaattatttaaaaaattaagtctCAAGGAAATTTTATAAGATGCTTAAATAATAAGAAGGtgtggcaggaaaaaaatccctagtTTTAGCCCAAACTCATTTTCTGTATCAAATCAATACTATTCTTAAGGACTGAACTGATATTATCAACAGCATTTATTCAGAATCACTGGCACACACTATGTTTACCACCATAAAAACATAAATTCTGGTATTccatcctg from Zonotrichia leucophrys gambelii isolate GWCS_2022_RI chromosome 9, RI_Zleu_2.0, whole genome shotgun sequence carries:
- the ARHGEF4 gene encoding LOW QUALITY PROTEIN: rho guanine nucleotide exchange factor 4 (The sequence of the model RefSeq protein was modified relative to this genomic sequence to represent the inferred CDS: deleted 2 bases in 1 codon); its protein translation is MRTQQCPSESSGAHSAENCSSSGSSGLSPGSDSDSSGVVCGGGGMRGVLSRYWSLESLHSATVITDGGLDKTALMDDVGSEEDLYEDFRSSTHRYGHPGGGGEQLAINELISDGSVVYAEALWDHVTMDDQELGFKAGDVIEVMDATNKEWWWGRILDSEGWFPASFVRLRVNQDEPMEDYPLKVEGGREEDSRRFGMGQTTKDQMRTNVINEIISTERDYIKHLKDICEGYIKQCRKRADMFTEEQLKTIFGNIEDIYRCQKKFVKALEKKFNKDHPHLSEVGSCFLEYQTEFQIYSEYCNNHPNACLELSRLAKVNKYVYFFEACRLLQKMIDISLDGFLLTPVQKICKYPLQLAELLKYTNPQHRDFKDVEAALNAMKNVARLINERKRRLENIDKIAQWQSSIEDWEGEDVLVRSSELIYSGELAKISHPQAKSQQRMFFLFDHQLVCCKKDLLRRDILYYKSRISMDDMEILDVEDGKDKDFNISVKNAFKLHCRDTEEVHLFCAKKPEQKQRWLKAFENERRQVQLDQETGFSITEVQKKQAMLNASKQHHAGKPKAVTRPYYEFLLRQKHPTLPSTLPQQQVFMLAEPAQALELLAEHQQADALPEIGQPLFVPEALLRKHFIPPCWQVEPRFSQPCAHRGWHRCSCLPYLLCSLADPLAPR